Within Actinoplanes sp. L3-i22, the genomic segment CACTGCAGAGCAGCCACCGGTCGCCGGACTGCGGTTCGACGATCACGTAGGCCGGGCTCACCGGCTCGCCCTGCAGCACCCGGGTGACCACCGCGCGGCGTGGGTGCCCGGCGGCCTCCTCCGGCTTGATCAGGCCCTGGTCGACCAGCATCTGGACGTACGTGTCGTCCTTGGTCAGCTGGTTCAACCGGCCGTCGCGCAGCAGGTACGCCCGGGAGTCGCCGACGTGCGCCATGGCCGCCCGCTCACCGTTGAAGAGCACCGCCGTCAGCGTCGTGCCCATCCCCTGCAGCGACGGGTCGGCCGCGACCGTCTCGGCGATCCGCCGGTTGGCCAGCTCGAGCCCTTTGTGCAGCGCGTCCATCTGGTGTTCGGTGTCGATCGGCGCGTCGAGCGAGACCATGGACTCCACGGTGAGCCGGCTGGCCAGATCGCCGGCCGCCATGCCGCCCATGCCGTCAGCGACGAGGAGGAGCCGGTCACCGGCGTAGTGACCGTCCTCGTTGTTGCTCCGGACGTGTCCTTGGTCGGTGACGGCCGCCCACCGCAGGTGCAAGGTCATGGCGTGCAGCCTGCCAGGTCGATGGCTGGCTGTCTGCACGTGGTCGGCGGCATGTCGCTCATGTCGTCGTCGAAAATACACTCAGGCCGGGTCACGGGGCCGCCCGAGGCACCTAGGATCGATTTCGGTCACCTTCCGTATCGGTGCGATCCACTCCAGTACGGTTTCCTCCACCGGCCAGCCGCGGACCGCCACGGCGCTCTCCGGCGGACGCACCGGCTCGGGGCAGAGAGTCTTCGACCGTACCTCTCCGTTGGGGACGAAGGTAACCTCCCCGGTCGCCTGAAGCATGGTCGTCGACGTGTCGTCGACCGCGATCATCTGTCCCACGATCACCTCCTGGACGGGCCCGGTCGGCGGGCCGACCTCGATGGCGGTGCCGGGCAGCACCGGCGCGCGCAGGAAGACCACGCCGACCACGATCGGCAGGGCCAGCGCGGCCGCGGTCGCCGGCCAGTGCGTGACCAGCCGCGCCCAGCTCACCGGGACCGGCCCGGTGAGCAGCGGCCCGAGCAGCGGCGGCACGGCGAGCAGGATCGCCGTGCTGTACTCCCCGCCGTGGACCGCGGCGACCACGCCCGGCCAGACGAAGATCCAGGTGAGCGCGCCGATCAGGGTCGGCACCCACAGCGTGATCCAGTTCATCACCCACGGGCCGGCGCGCAGCCGCTGCACGGCGGTGAGGCCGAGCACCGCGACGACCAGCATCTGCAGGGTCGGCAGCAGACGCAGCTGCCAGGTGAAGCCGGCGATCAGGATGGCGATCAGCACCACCCAGTCCGGCATCCGCAGCGCGGCGACCGCGATCGGCGAGCGCCCGGCGTCGCCCGGCTTGCTCACCAGCAGGATGCCGCCGAGCACCCGCAGGGTGAGGATCACCGCCGGGATCGCCCAGCTCAGGGTGATGAAGAGCGCGCTGATCATGCCGAGCGGGTTGATGTACTGGACCAGCAGCAGCATGGTCGGCAGGTCCTGCCGGCTCAGATACCACAGTCGCAGCACGAGCAGCATCAGCGGGAACGCCGGCAGGACGGTGAACAGCCAGTTCAGCTGCGCGCGCCGGCGCCGCGGCGCGATCACCGGCCCCTTCGAGAAGATGTCGCTGCTCATGGCAACTGGTCCTCCCACGGCAGCTCACGCACGTCCGGCCGGGTCGCCCGGGGCTGTTCGGCGACCGCTATCGGGGTGTTCCCGTTCTCCGCCGCCTCGACCTGCAGGTTCGCCTCGTAGGCCTTTTCCCAGCGGTCGTCGCGCGGGTCGGCATAGGACCGATACAGAGTGAGGTCGACCAATTTCTGCAAAGCCGGATTGTCGCCGACATTGACGCCCCACGCCTCGGTCGCATCCAGGCCGAGGTCCCAGTGGTCATATTTTTTCGGGAATTTCGCCTTCCATCCCGCCAGAATCGCCGCGTCGGTGGAGACCGCGTCGACGTCACCGTCGTCGAGAAGCGCGAAGCACTCGCGGACCCGGTTCTTCGAGACCACGATCGCGCCCGCCTCCTTGGGCGCGGTGAGACTGGTCGCGGTGGAGAGGCTGCAGACCTTCTGACCCGCGAAGTCGTCGAGGGAGGCGACCGGCTTGTGCCCGGCGAGCGTCATCACCGACTGCTCGGTGTAGAGGTAGGGCTGGGAGAAGTGCACGCCCTCGGCGATGCGTTTCGGCGTGATGCTGTAGCTGGCTATCACCATCTTGACCGGCACCCGTTTGCCGTCCGGATCGGTCGCCTGCATCCGCGCCCGGTCCTCCGACTCCATCCCGTAGAACCGCACCTGATCCCGCCGGAACCCGAGATCCTCCGCGATCATGTACGCGATGTCGATGTCGAACCCGGCCCAGATCTTCGTCTTCGGGTCGTAGTACGCCGTCCCGTACTGATCGTCCTTCACCCCGACGTCCAGCACCGGCCACCCGTCCACCCCGGCCTGCGCGCGCAGGTCGGCGATCGACGGCGGCCCACCCACCAGCAGCCGCACCAGGGTCAGCCCGATCGCCAGCACCAGCGCCAGCCCGAGCCCGGCCAGCCGCAGCGCCGCCAGGTTGAACCGGTCCGGCCGGTCCGGCAGCACCTCCGGCCCGGGCAGCGTCTCCGGCTCGGCGGGCAGCGGCAGCCGCCCCTCGTCCACCGCCTCCTGCACGGCGATGTCCCGCGCGGCGATGTCCTCCAGGGTCCGCTTGCGCAGCTTCCACACCCGGCGCAGCTGCGGCGGGATCCCGGCGGTGAAGTCGCCCTTCAGCCCCCGCGGAGCGGCCGGCGGAGAAGGGGGCGGCGCAGGAGAAACCGGCCCGGCAGCGGTTCCGTCCACAGGCTCACTCATCGGCCCTCCCCAGTGTTCCGATCGGGCCATCGTGCACCATCCCGGTCACGGCACGGGATCCCCGGTCCCGAGCGGCACCCGCGGACCACACCGGACGAGACGCCCCGCGGTCAGCCGCAGCCCCTTGCCGAGCCCGTACCGGTTGATCGCCTCCAGCGCGTAAGCGCTGCATGTCGGCCGGTAGCGGCACCGCGTCGGCAGCCGGGGCGAGACCTTGCGGTACCCCCGGATCGCCGCGGTCACCGCCCGTTTCGCGGGTCGCTCGGTCGAGCGATGCCCGAGCAGCGCGACCACGGTCAGCAGCGAGCTCAACCGGAACAGATCGCATCCGGGAACATCGCAGTCACACAGATCACAATCCGGCAGATCACAGCCCGGATTGCAATCGCAGTTGTTGTACCAGGGCTCCTTCTTCTGCTCCGGATCCTCCGGCACCTGCTCGAACAAATCCCCCGGCACATCGGTCACCGGCACATAGTGCCGGACCAGCTCAACCCGGGCTCTCCCCCGAAAAGATCAAATCCCCGAACAGATCACATTCAAAGGATTCATTGCCTATGCTGCGGCCGATAACTGATCGTCGCTCCCGCGGGGACCCTTCCGGGCCTCGCAGGGCGCGGGGCGCCCAGAACGCGAGGCCCTCCAGGGCGACGTCCGCGGGTGGTTGCGGTCAGAACAAAACCCCTCAGCGGGAGGTCCGCACCACGACCGCGCTCTCCGGCGGCAGCAGCACCCGGTCCCGTTCGAGCACGACGCCCTCCGCCGTGGCCAGCAGCACCGCCGACGGCACCGCCCGCAGGCTCACCGTCTGCGGCGTCCCGGCCAGGTTGGCGGCGACCGCGTGCCGCCCCCGCCGGATGACCACGAACTGGTCGCCGTGCCAGACCTCGACCTGGGACAGCCACGGATCGGTCAGGTCGGGCACCTCGCGGCGCAGCCGGATCAGCTTCCGGTACAGCGCGAACATCTCCGCGTGCCCCGGCTTGCCCAGCTCCGACCAGTCCAGCTTGGAGCGCTCGAAGGTGGCCGGGTCCTGCGGGTCGGGCACGTCGGCCTCGGCCCAGCCGTGCCGGGAGAACTCGCGCCGGCGGCCGGTCTGCACCGCCGCGGCCAGCTCCGGCTCGGGGTGGCTGGTGAAGAACTGCCACGGGCTGGTGGCCGCCCACTCCTCGCCCATGAACAGCATCGGCGTGAACGGCGAGGTGAGCAGCAGCGTCGCGCCGACCCGGAGCAGGCCGGGCGACAGGCTGGCGGTGAGCCGGTCGCCGACCGCCCGGTTGCCGATCTGGTCATGGTTCTGCAGGAACGCGACGAACCGGTGGCCGGCGGTGCGCTGCCGGTCGACCGGCCGGCCGTGCCGGCGCCCGCGGAACGACGACCAGGTGCCGGCGTGGAAGAACGCGCCCTCCAGCACCGTCCGCAGCACGTCGAGCGAGCCGAAGTCCTCGTAGTAGCCCTGCCGCTCCCCGGTGAGCAGCGTGTGCAGGGCGTGGTGCACGTCGTCGTCCCACTGGGCGTGCAGGCCGTAGCCACCGCCCTCGCGCGGGGTGATCAGCTTCGGATCGTTCAGGTCCGACTCGGCGATCAGCGACAGCGGCCGCCGCAGCGCGGTGGAGAGCGACTCGACCTCGACCGCGAGCTGTTCCAGCAGGTGCACCGCGCCCTCGTCGTGCAGCGCGTGCACGGCGTCCAGCCGGAGCCCGTCGACGTGGTAGTCGCGCAGCCACATCAGCACGCTGTCGGCGATGTAGCGGCGCACCTCGCCGGACTCGGGACCGTCCAGGTTGAGCGAGCTACCCCAGGTGTTGGCGCCGGCGCTCAGGTAGGGGGCGAACATCGGCGCGTACGCCCCGGACGGGCCGAAGTGGTTGTAGACCACGTCCAGCACCACGCCGAGGCCCTTGGCGTGGGCCGCGTCGACGAAGCGCTTGAGGCCGTCGGGCCCCCCGTACGCCTCGTGCGGGGCGAACCAGCAGACCCCGTCGTAACCCCAGTTGTAGACGCCGTTGAACGCGTTGACCGGCAGCAGCTCGACCAGGTCGACACCGAGGTCGACGAGGTGGTCGAGGCGCTCGATCGCGGCGTCGAACGTGCCGGCCGGGGTGAACGTCCCGATGTGCAGCTCGTAGAGCACCGAGCCGGGCACCTGCCGCCCACTCCACGCCTGATCGGTCCAGGCGAACGCGGCCTGGTCGTAGACCCGGCTGGGCCCGTGCACGCCCTGCGGCTGCCAGGCCGACCGGGGATCCGGCACCGGGTTGTCGACGTCCGCCAGCACATAGGCGTAGTCGGTGCCGGGGCCGGCGGAGGGCACGTCGAGGTGCCACCAGCCGCCATCACCCGGCTCCATCTCGTGCTCCCGGTCCCCCAGGCGCAACGTGGGCGACTTCTCCGGCGCCCAGACTTCGAAAGTGGTCATTCCCTCACCAAGAGAGCGACGGGATAGGTCTGCAGCAGGTCGGCGACGGCCAGACGATTTCCACCGTAGCTCGCGTTCGTGAACACTTCCGTCCAACTATGACCGTCGAGTGACAGCGTCGTGTCGTGCCATCCGCCGTGGCGTGACAATCCGACCGGGAGCCGGGTGGCGACCGCCACCACGCCGCCCCGGTCGAACGCCAGCACGTGTTCGCCGACGCGACCCTCGGCGAAGACCGGACGGTACGACGTGAACAGCTCGGGCCGCTGGCGCAGCAGCCGCAGCACCCGGCTGACCACCAGCAGCTTGGCCGCGCCGGTGTCGTCGACCGGCGGCTGCCAGCCGTCGTCGAGGCGGGCCAGCAGCTCGCGGCGGGCGGCGAAGTCGACCGGCCGCCGGTTGTCCGGGTCGACCAGCGACCAGTCCCACAGCTCGGTGCCCTGGTAGACGTCCGGCACACCGGGCATGGCCAGCTGGACCAGCTTCTGGCCGAGCGAGTTGGACCAGCCGGGCGGCGCGATCGAGGCGGCGAAATCGGACACCTCGCGGTGCAGTGCCGGGTCGTCGTAGAGCCGGTCGACCATCGTGCGCAGGGCGTCCTCGAAGGACCCGTCCGGGTGCTGCCAGGTGGTGGCGACACCGGCCTCACGGGCGGCCTTCACCGCGTACGCAAGCAGCCTTTCTCTTTCGATCGGCCACGCACCCACCGCGACCTGCCAGATCAGATGGGCCAGGGCGGGGTCCGGGAGCGGAGCGGCCCGGACCCAGCGGCGGACCACCTCGGTCCAGTCGC encodes:
- a CDS encoding PP2C family serine/threonine-protein phosphatase, which codes for MTLHLRWAAVTDQGHVRSNNEDGHYAGDRLLLVADGMGGMAAGDLASRLTVESMVSLDAPIDTEHQMDALHKGLELANRRIAETVAADPSLQGMGTTLTAVLFNGERAAMAHVGDSRAYLLRDGRLNQLTKDDTYVQMLVDQGLIKPEEAAGHPRRAVVTRVLQGEPVSPAYVIVEPQSGDRWLLCSDGLTGVVNDETIEEEMRIVADPKACAERLVDLALRGGGPDNVTVVIADVTDGD
- a CDS encoding transporter substrate-binding domain-containing protein, whose translation is MSEPVDGTAAGPVSPAPPPSPPAAPRGLKGDFTAGIPPQLRRVWKLRKRTLEDIAARDIAVQEAVDEGRLPLPAEPETLPGPEVLPDRPDRFNLAALRLAGLGLALVLAIGLTLVRLLVGGPPSIADLRAQAGVDGWPVLDVGVKDDQYGTAYYDPKTKIWAGFDIDIAYMIAEDLGFRRDQVRFYGMESEDRARMQATDPDGKRVPVKMVIASYSITPKRIAEGVHFSQPYLYTEQSVMTLAGHKPVASLDDFAGQKVCSLSTATSLTAPKEAGAIVVSKNRVRECFALLDDGDVDAVSTDAAILAGWKAKFPKKYDHWDLGLDATEAWGVNVGDNPALQKLVDLTLYRSYADPRDDRWEKAYEANLQVEAAENGNTPIAVAEQPRATRPDVRELPWEDQLP
- the yidD gene encoding membrane protein insertion efficiency factor YidD codes for the protein MVALLGHRSTERPAKRAVTAAIRGYRKVSPRLPTRCRYRPTCSAYALEAINRYGLGKGLRLTAGRLVRCGPRVPLGTGDPVP
- the treZ gene encoding malto-oligosyltrehalose trehalohydrolase: MTTFEVWAPEKSPTLRLGDREHEMEPGDGGWWHLDVPSAGPGTDYAYVLADVDNPVPDPRSAWQPQGVHGPSRVYDQAAFAWTDQAWSGRQVPGSVLYELHIGTFTPAGTFDAAIERLDHLVDLGVDLVELLPVNAFNGVYNWGYDGVCWFAPHEAYGGPDGLKRFVDAAHAKGLGVVLDVVYNHFGPSGAYAPMFAPYLSAGANTWGSSLNLDGPESGEVRRYIADSVLMWLRDYHVDGLRLDAVHALHDEGAVHLLEQLAVEVESLSTALRRPLSLIAESDLNDPKLITPREGGGYGLHAQWDDDVHHALHTLLTGERQGYYEDFGSLDVLRTVLEGAFFHAGTWSSFRGRRHGRPVDRQRTAGHRFVAFLQNHDQIGNRAVGDRLTASLSPGLLRVGATLLLTSPFTPMLFMGEEWAATSPWQFFTSHPEPELAAAVQTGRRREFSRHGWAEADVPDPQDPATFERSKLDWSELGKPGHAEMFALYRKLIRLRREVPDLTDPWLSQVEVWHGDQFVVIRRGRHAVAANLAGTPQTVSLRAVPSAVLLATAEGVVLERDRVLLPPESAVVVRTSR